Proteins encoded by one window of Salvia splendens isolate huo1 chromosome 14, SspV2, whole genome shotgun sequence:
- the LOC121765650 gene encoding uncharacterized protein LOC121765650 has protein sequence MKSKAGQQKRFMKFITVPVRALSRARDFYVRSLSDYADKMNYGNNAMAIPVTAQVTSLPRSFTVTSGRHEAEPELNRAASARSVGERAEVESFIKQQMGAGAGPWPGPPPRSGSVAMGRIDEDRESVYFGDNNVSSTMFPRSRSHAVSSRRLPAF, from the coding sequence ATGAAGTCGAAAGCGGGCCAGCAGAAGCGGTTCATGAAGTTCATCACTGTCCCGGTCCGGGCCCTGAGCAGAGCCCGGGATTTCTACGTCCGTAGCCTGTCGGACTACGCGGACAAGATGAACTACGGCAACAACGCCATGGCGATTCCGGTGACGGCGCAGGTCACGTCGCTGCCGAGGAGCTTCACCGTAACCTCGGGCCGACACGAGGCTGAGCCCGAACTGAACCGGGCCGCGTCGGCCCGGAGCGTGGGTGAGCGGGCCGAGGTGGAGTCGTTCATCAAGCAGCAGATGGGGGCTGGGGCGGGCCCATGGCCGGGCCCTCCGCCGAGGAGCGGGAGCGTGGCGATGGGGAGGATTGATGAAGATAGGGAGTCTGTGTATTTTGGTGATAATAATGTTAGTAGTACTATGTTTCCTAGGAGTAGAAGCCATGCTGTCTCTTCAAGAAGATTGCCAGCCTTTTGA
- the LOC121765649 gene encoding pectinesterase inhibitor-like, translating to MAPPISLFSTLFLTLLYFSQANDLINKICSQATNPSLCNQALGSDPRASRADLVGLGQIALEKSVAAARDVVSVVKSSGGGGAANVCMETCGRSIYDLNKCSDLLRSCGGASCKGDLQTRGSAASANVVTCEDAFGGGGPARLKGATKRAKELVNVFLVIANSF from the coding sequence ATGGCTCCCCCAATCTCCCTATTCTCCACTCTCTTCCTCACATTGTTATACTTCTCCCAAGCAAATGatttaatcaataaaatttgcTCCCAAGCAACCAACCCTTCCCTATGCAACCAAGCCCTCGGGTCGGACCCGCGCGCCTCTCGAGCCGATCTCGTGGGCCTCGGCCAGATCGCGCTCGAGAAATCCGTGGCCGCCGCCCGCGACGTCGTGAGCGTCGTCAAATCCTCGGGCGGGGGCGGGGCGGCCAACGTGTGCATGGAGACATGCGGCCGCTCCATCTACGACCTGAACAAGTGCTCTGACTTGCTCAGGAGCTGCGGCGGAGCCAGCTGCAAGGGCGACCTGCAGACCCGGGGCTCGGCCGCGTCGGCCAACGTTGTCACGTGCGAGGACGCGTTCGGAGGCGGCGGGCCGGCGAGGTTGAAGGGAGCGACCAAGAGAGCCAAGGAACTCGTCAATGTGTTTCTTGTGATTGCTAATAGCTTTTGA
- the LOC121765885 gene encoding uncharacterized protein LOC121765885 isoform X2, with protein sequence MAKQSQYFFLEEWLKSVVSISSNENGSVQSSTSSAQALIQAWADLRDSLKSPAFHARHLQALEILIGSQNALYVADPQAKLIISILSSESLSLPQESYPLFFRLLYVWVRKSRQNSSVVESAIEVLSHIFSSKSCCGQSSLFFSNGILLLGALSFQTSASEKSKRLCLELLSKLLEEDYRSIFLSDELATSTLAGVGYALTSPVIVNFRRIVDILFRIWGRDGGPFGISQGLMLLHVIEWVLSNSANLHSMDIIDDVRELLENVKPAHSSVAVVMTAAGVLRTINRSGLTGFMPIKNSVEDCLEVAAKEFAATRGADYHLVHCMALALARSGSVSYRPSILATLALALLTEVFPLQRVYDKILKFPEENRASLHDEIKDHLCSFLFKEAGAITAVFCNQYAHANEDSRSSVESLVWDYCKSVYSWHRQATLLLKGQGHYQLISDMEKIAESTFLMIVVFALGVTKHRLDTRIDQDTHLQISVKILVSLSCMEYFRRMRLPEYMDTIRAVIVNVQENESACATFIESMPSYHHLITYDGSSNQPEMEHPWSTDEVQTARVVFYMRVIPTCVDRLHASVFRNAVAPIMFLYMGHPNAKVARCTHSVFAAFVTSGKDLDQDERDLLKEQLVFYYIQRSLEGYPRITPFEGMASGVAALARNLPAGSPSTFYCVSSLIQKATSLCNAVDDLDIDLWKSWEGELEPPKKVLDLLLRLLSLVDIQVLPHLMKLLAQLIVQLPSTGQNALLNQLYQQIADSDDVIRKPALVSWVQSLSYLCSQGTDRKRPELVGESASASTTGMISLNRISARL encoded by the exons ATGGCTAAACAATCCCAATATTTCTTCCTTGAAGAATGGTTGAAGAGTGTCGTTTCTATCAGTAGCAATGAGAATGGTTCGGTTCAATCCTCTACTTCCTCTGCTCAAGCATTAATCCAAGCTTGGGCCGACCTTAGAGACTCACTTAAATCCCCGGCCTTCCATGCTCGACACCTCCAGGCATTGGAGATTCTTATTGGTTCTCAAAATGCCCTTTATGTAGCAGATCCACAAGCAAAACttataatttcaattttgtCTTCAGAAAGTCTCTCTCTTCCACAGGAATCTTATCCCTTATTCTTTAGGCTTTTATATGTTTGGGTGAGAAAATCGAGGCAAAATTCTTCGGTTGTTGAATCTGCCATCGAAGTGCTATCGCACATTTTCTCTAGCAAATCTTGTTGTGGACAAAGCTCCCTTTTCTTCTCCAATGGGATCCTACTCCTTGGTGCCCTTTCTTTCCAGACTTCTGCTTCTGAGAAGTCCAAAAGGCTTTGCTTGGAGTTGCTTTCGAAGTTACTCGAAGAGGATTACCGATCTATTTTCCTGTCCGATGAGCTAGCAACCAGTACTCTGGCAGGTGTTGGTTACGCTCTCACTTCCCCTGTTATAGTAAATTTTAGAAGAATTGTAGATATTCTGTTTAGGATCTGGGGCCGAGATGGTGGACCCTTTGGTATTTCTCAGGGACTCATGCTACTGCATGTGATCGAGTGGGTTCTATCGAATTCCGCAAACCTGCATTCCATGGATATTATTGATGATGTAAGAGAGCTTCTGGAGAATGTCAAGCCAGCTCATTCTTCAGTTGCTGTAGTCATGACTGCTGCTGGAGTGTTGAGGACTATAAATAGATCTGGATTGACTGGCTTCATGCCCATAAAGAATTCGGTAGAGGATTGTCTCGAGGTTGCGGCAAAAGAATTCGCTGCGACCAGAGGTGCTGACTATCATCTTGTGCACTGTATGGCACTAGCTTTGGCTCGAAGTGGTTCCGTCTCCTACAGACCTTCTATTCTCGCGACCCTTGCACTGGCGTTGTTGACCGAAGTATTCCCTTTGCAGCGTGTCTACGATAAGATCCTTAAATTTCCTGAAGAAAATCGGGCATCACTACATGATGAGATCAAAGACCACCTGTGTAGCTTCCTTTTCAAGGAAGCAGGAGCTATAACTGCCGTCTTCTGCAATCAGTATGCACATGCGAATGAAGATAGTAGAAGTTCGGTGGAGAGTCTGGTGTGGGATTACTGCAAATCAGTCTACTCATGGCATCGGCAGGCGACATTGTTGCTTAAGGGCCAGGGACATTATCAACTCATTAGTGACATGGAGAAAATTGCCGAATCTACTTTCCTTATGATTGTGGTTTTTGCATTAGGAGTAACAAAACATAGATTAGACACGAGAATAGACCAAGATACTCATTTACAAATCTCGGTGAAAATATTGGTTTCGTTATCATGCATGGAATATTTCCGTAGAATGCGCTTGCCTGAGTATATGGATACAATTAGAGCTGTTATTGTAAATGTTCAGGAGAATGAATCGGCATGTGCCACGTTCATAGAGTCTATGCCTTCCTATCATCATTTGATCACTTATGATG GTTCTTCTAATCAACCTGAAATGGAGCATCCGTGGTCCACCGATGAGGTTCAAACTGCCCGTGTCGTATTCTATATGCGGGTTATACCTACTTGTGTTGATCGATTACATGCCTCTGTATTTAGGAATGCTGTGGCTCCCATTATGTTCCT ATATATGGGACATCCCAATGCAAAAGTTGCTAGATGTACACATTCAGTTTTCGCAGCTTTTGTCACTTCTGGGAAAGATCTTGATCAGGATGAAAGAGATTTACTGAAAGAGCAACTAGTTTTTTATTACATCCAGAGATCATTAGAG GGTTATCCCAGGATTACTCCATTTGAGGGAATGGCTTCCGGAGTAGCTGCACTTGCTCGGAATCTTCCTGCTGGTAGCCCATCTACATTTTATTGCGTTAGTAGTCTCATCCAGAAAGCAACCAGCCTCTGCAATGCAGTTGATGATCTCGATATTGATCTATGGAAGAGCTGGGAAGGAGAGTTGGAGCCTCCAAAGAAAGTGCTAGATCTGCTTTTACGACTACTTTCCCTGGTTGATATACAG GTTCTACCACATTTAATGAAGTTACTGGCCCAGCTGATTGTCCAACTACCCTCGACTGGACAGAATGCGCTCCTTAATCAACTGTATCAGCAAATCGCAGATTCTGACGATGTTATAAGGAAACCAGCTCTGGTTTCATGGGTGCAGTCTTTGTCTTACCTATGTTCTCAAGGTACCGACAGAAAAAGACCGGAATTGGTAGGAGAATCTGCATCTGCTAGCACCACGGGCATGATTAGCCTGAATAGAATCAGCGCACGATTGTAG
- the LOC121765885 gene encoding uncharacterized protein LOC121765885 isoform X1, protein MAKQSQYFFLEEWLKSVVSISSNENGSVQSSTSSAQALIQAWADLRDSLKSPAFHARHLQALEILIGSQNALYVADPQAKLIISILSSESLSLPQESYPLFFRLLYVWVRKSRQNSSVVESAIEVLSHIFSSKSCCGQSSLFFSNGILLLGALSFQTSASEKSKRLCLELLSKLLEEDYRSIFLSDELATSTLAGVGYALTSPVIVNFRRIVDILFRIWGRDGGPFGISQGLMLLHVIEWVLSNSANLHSMDIIDDVRELLENVKPAHSSVAVVMTAAGVLRTINRSGLTGFMPIKNSVEDCLEVAAKEFAATRGADYHLVHCMALALARSGSVSYRPSILATLALALLTEVFPLQRVYDKILKFPEENRASLHDEIKDHLCSFLFKEAGAITAVFCNQYAHANEDSRSSVESLVWDYCKSVYSWHRQATLLLKGQGHYQLISDMEKIAESTFLMIVVFALGVTKHRLDTRIDQDTHLQISVKILVSLSCMEYFRRMRLPEYMDTIRAVIVNVQENESACATFIESMPSYHHLITYDGSSNQPEMEHPWSTDEVQTARVVFYMRVIPTCVDRLHASVFRNAVAPIMFLYPLLIMFLYMGHPNAKVARCTHSVFAAFVTSGKDLDQDERDLLKEQLVFYYIQRSLEGYPRITPFEGMASGVAALARNLPAGSPSTFYCVSSLIQKATSLCNAVDDLDIDLWKSWEGELEPPKKVLDLLLRLLSLVDIQVLPHLMKLLAQLIVQLPSTGQNALLNQLYQQIADSDDVIRKPALVSWVQSLSYLCSQGTDRKRPELVGESASASTTGMISLNRISARL, encoded by the exons ATGGCTAAACAATCCCAATATTTCTTCCTTGAAGAATGGTTGAAGAGTGTCGTTTCTATCAGTAGCAATGAGAATGGTTCGGTTCAATCCTCTACTTCCTCTGCTCAAGCATTAATCCAAGCTTGGGCCGACCTTAGAGACTCACTTAAATCCCCGGCCTTCCATGCTCGACACCTCCAGGCATTGGAGATTCTTATTGGTTCTCAAAATGCCCTTTATGTAGCAGATCCACAAGCAAAACttataatttcaattttgtCTTCAGAAAGTCTCTCTCTTCCACAGGAATCTTATCCCTTATTCTTTAGGCTTTTATATGTTTGGGTGAGAAAATCGAGGCAAAATTCTTCGGTTGTTGAATCTGCCATCGAAGTGCTATCGCACATTTTCTCTAGCAAATCTTGTTGTGGACAAAGCTCCCTTTTCTTCTCCAATGGGATCCTACTCCTTGGTGCCCTTTCTTTCCAGACTTCTGCTTCTGAGAAGTCCAAAAGGCTTTGCTTGGAGTTGCTTTCGAAGTTACTCGAAGAGGATTACCGATCTATTTTCCTGTCCGATGAGCTAGCAACCAGTACTCTGGCAGGTGTTGGTTACGCTCTCACTTCCCCTGTTATAGTAAATTTTAGAAGAATTGTAGATATTCTGTTTAGGATCTGGGGCCGAGATGGTGGACCCTTTGGTATTTCTCAGGGACTCATGCTACTGCATGTGATCGAGTGGGTTCTATCGAATTCCGCAAACCTGCATTCCATGGATATTATTGATGATGTAAGAGAGCTTCTGGAGAATGTCAAGCCAGCTCATTCTTCAGTTGCTGTAGTCATGACTGCTGCTGGAGTGTTGAGGACTATAAATAGATCTGGATTGACTGGCTTCATGCCCATAAAGAATTCGGTAGAGGATTGTCTCGAGGTTGCGGCAAAAGAATTCGCTGCGACCAGAGGTGCTGACTATCATCTTGTGCACTGTATGGCACTAGCTTTGGCTCGAAGTGGTTCCGTCTCCTACAGACCTTCTATTCTCGCGACCCTTGCACTGGCGTTGTTGACCGAAGTATTCCCTTTGCAGCGTGTCTACGATAAGATCCTTAAATTTCCTGAAGAAAATCGGGCATCACTACATGATGAGATCAAAGACCACCTGTGTAGCTTCCTTTTCAAGGAAGCAGGAGCTATAACTGCCGTCTTCTGCAATCAGTATGCACATGCGAATGAAGATAGTAGAAGTTCGGTGGAGAGTCTGGTGTGGGATTACTGCAAATCAGTCTACTCATGGCATCGGCAGGCGACATTGTTGCTTAAGGGCCAGGGACATTATCAACTCATTAGTGACATGGAGAAAATTGCCGAATCTACTTTCCTTATGATTGTGGTTTTTGCATTAGGAGTAACAAAACATAGATTAGACACGAGAATAGACCAAGATACTCATTTACAAATCTCGGTGAAAATATTGGTTTCGTTATCATGCATGGAATATTTCCGTAGAATGCGCTTGCCTGAGTATATGGATACAATTAGAGCTGTTATTGTAAATGTTCAGGAGAATGAATCGGCATGTGCCACGTTCATAGAGTCTATGCCTTCCTATCATCATTTGATCACTTATGATG GTTCTTCTAATCAACCTGAAATGGAGCATCCGTGGTCCACCGATGAGGTTCAAACTGCCCGTGTCGTATTCTATATGCGGGTTATACCTACTTGTGTTGATCGATTACATGCCTCTGTATTTAGGAATGCTGTGGCTCCCATTATGTTCCTGTATCCTTTATTAATTATGTTCCT ATATATGGGACATCCCAATGCAAAAGTTGCTAGATGTACACATTCAGTTTTCGCAGCTTTTGTCACTTCTGGGAAAGATCTTGATCAGGATGAAAGAGATTTACTGAAAGAGCAACTAGTTTTTTATTACATCCAGAGATCATTAGAG GGTTATCCCAGGATTACTCCATTTGAGGGAATGGCTTCCGGAGTAGCTGCACTTGCTCGGAATCTTCCTGCTGGTAGCCCATCTACATTTTATTGCGTTAGTAGTCTCATCCAGAAAGCAACCAGCCTCTGCAATGCAGTTGATGATCTCGATATTGATCTATGGAAGAGCTGGGAAGGAGAGTTGGAGCCTCCAAAGAAAGTGCTAGATCTGCTTTTACGACTACTTTCCCTGGTTGATATACAG GTTCTACCACATTTAATGAAGTTACTGGCCCAGCTGATTGTCCAACTACCCTCGACTGGACAGAATGCGCTCCTTAATCAACTGTATCAGCAAATCGCAGATTCTGACGATGTTATAAGGAAACCAGCTCTGGTTTCATGGGTGCAGTCTTTGTCTTACCTATGTTCTCAAGGTACCGACAGAAAAAGACCGGAATTGGTAGGAGAATCTGCATCTGCTAGCACCACGGGCATGATTAGCCTGAATAGAATCAGCGCACGATTGTAG